The DNA window ACCAGGTAATCATAATGCTCATGGTACCCATGTTGCAGGTACCATAGCAGCGATAGCCAATGGTGACGGTGTTGTAGGTGTAATGCCAAATCAAAATGTAAACTTACACATTGTGAAAGTATTCAATGAATCGGGTTGGGGTTATTCATCTAGTCTGGTCAAAGCCATTGATACCTGCGCGCAAAATGGTGCCAATGTAGTGAATATGAGTTTAGGCGGAAGTCAATCGAGCCGAACAGAAAGGGATGCTCTGCAAGAATTGTCTGATGATGGCGTCCTACTTATTGCAGCTGCTGGCAACGCAGGGAACACCACGCATAGCTACCCAGCTTCATACGATTCTGTTATGTCAATTGCAGCAGTAGATAATCAAAATCACCACGCAGCATTCTCGCAAGCTACCGATCAAGTTGAAGTGGCCGCACCAGGGGTTGCAATACTTTCAACAGTAACCGTTGGCGAAGGTGTTCTATCTGACATTATGATTAACGACCAACGCTATTTTGACCGTGGCATTGTACCGCATAACCGCCTAACACTGGATGGCACTGGCAATTATCAGTCGAGTCCCGTTGCAGGTTCTTATACAGGGCAACTCGCACGCTGTGATATTTCAAACAACAATTATAACTGTGGTGACATGACAGGTAAAATTTGTTTAACTGAACGAATTGAGAACCAGCGTACTGGTTATCGACCAGAAATTGATCCAGTAAAAGCTTGTCATAATGCAGGCGCCCAAGCCGCAATAATCTATAGTAATGCTGCCTTATCTGGTTTGCAAAATCCGTTTGTGTTAGATGGCAATAATAGTTATCCGATAGTTTCGGTTTCAGTCGATAGAGCGCTTGGCCTTGAACTATCTGCAATGCTAGAACAAGACGTCACAGTTTCCACTACAACAGGTGAAGACTATCAATATTATAACGGGACCTCTATGGCGACACCACATGCAGTGGGTGTAGCGGGTCTTGTTTGGAGCTATCACCCTCAATGTAGTGCTACACAGATTCGTTCTGCATTAAAAGCTTCAGCCACTGATATTGATGTTGTAGGCCGAGACGACAGAACCGGCTATGGATTGATTAATGCGACAGCGGCAAATGACTATCTAGACGCAGGCTGTGATGGTCCTGACGGCGCTAAAAATTATACTAATAGTACAAGAGTCGCTATCCCAGATAATTCATTTTTCGGAGTAATCAGTAACATAGATGTTAAACGCACTGGCGATGCTGGAATGGTTAATATTAAGCTAGATATCAAGCACAGCTACATTGGTGATTTAAAAGTAACATTGACGTCACCAACAGGTGCTAAAGTGATACTGCACAACAATAGCGGTGGTTCAGATAGAAATCTAAATACGACTTATGATGTTGACTTCTCAGGCTATGAATCAAATGGTCTTTGGCAATTAAAACTCGTCGATATGGACATTCGAGATACTGGGAGCCTAGAAAGCTGGGGATTAAACTTCCAATAAGGAGTGACTATGGCAAAGCAAGGGGTTCGTTTTCAACTTCGATATGTCGGTATTTTTTTGGCTCTGGTACTCGTGGTTCCGGTGAGTTATTCACATCATTCCACGCAAATGACAGAGTTAACAGGTATAACCAAAATAACAAAGGAAAACAGGTTGAATCGGTATTATGTGAAATACCAAAAAGGAGCGGAAGGTGCAGCAACAGCACTAGTGAAGAAACATGATCTCGCTATCGTTGATGTGATACCAACGCGTAATATCCTGATTGTATTTGCAGATAATCTGTCCATTCAAAAACTGGTCAAAAATACTGTTATTGAATACGTTGAACTAGAACCAATACGCAGTTTGTATTCACAATAATAACCAATCCCCCACCACGTGTGGGGTTTTGTGATTAAAATGGGCCACAAACCAAAGCGCGTTTCACACCTGGCGTTAGTTTATCGAGCCCATCAATCAATTTCTCACGACCAATCAATACGTCGGTAATTTGACCTGAGTAGCGTATCGCAGTTTCACGCATCATGCCCATCATTGGCCAACCCCATAAAGATGAAATCAAAACACCGTCTTGAATAAAATAAGGCTGAGTCAAGAAGCTACAGCTAATCACAGGTTCTACCGGACTACGGTTAGTCGCACTGCCACCCACTAAATCGATAACGACAGAATTGTCAGGTATTAATTCTTTCACATGCTGGTTGCTGATTAAGAAATTCTTGCCTCTAAGCTCCGAAGGCTGTTCGGCACCATTAATGACGATATCAGCATCTTTTAGCCAATAACCGATACTCTCTTTTGCGGTCTGCGCGCGACCTAACACATGGATATGTTTTACACCCTGTTGATGTAATTCATCTAAAGCCCCCTGCCCAACATTACCATAACCAAGGATAACGGCTTTAATATTGCGAATATTCACAGACGGTTTATGCTCTTTCAACAACGACACCCCATATCTAGCACCGGCTTGACCTGTTTCATGCAAACATTTAATACGACGTAAGCCAAATTCGAGTGGTGGATGGCTGTCTCGGTAAGCTGACATTGCTTGTTGTCCATGCTCGCGTTCAAATTCAGTCACATCAAAAAGATGAGTGCCCGCATTGTGTAGCTGTAGCAATATATCTTGTTGATCGTTAAAGGTCTGACTATCATAGAAATACAGCGCATTAGGACCTACAACATCTAGCTCATCATATGAAAGTGTCGGTTGAATGACCCGTAATGAACGCGGTGAACGATTTCCAGCTCGCTTTATACCTCCTCGTAATCGTTCACTCCAACCGATAACTCTGACTTGTAAATCACCTATACTTTGAGCATTGATAAAAGGGGTTAATACCGTATTCATCGCTACACGAGCAAGGATCTTATGATCAGGTTCATACTTAGGTGACTCATGTATTTCTTCCATCGCAATAACGTTAATACGTTTATCTTGCAGCAATTTAGCGCGGTCTGGGTAGGAATGAAAATGAGCCATACAGAATAAAGTACAGCCTTCTCTTATTTGCTCTACAGAGGCAAGCGCGGGACCTTTAAATTTAATAATTAATGATTTATTCACATAAATTTGCTCTGCCGTTTGCATAATCGCACTATGTTTTAAATATTCGTCATCACTAAAACCAACGCCATCGCCAGCACCGCACTCAACATAAACTTTAATACCCGCTTGAACAAGCAGACCTACATCACTCGGTATCAAAGCAACGCGCTTCTCTAGCCCTTCTGGATTCTCAGGTGATTCAATTTCTTTAGCCAGTGCAATGGATGAATAACGTGCTGAATTATCTAACATAAATGTATATTTCCTAATGCAACAAAGGAATATTAGTAGCATGAAACATTGACCATTCAAAAGTTTCAACATCAAAAAACCACAAAACATATTTATGCAATTTTTAACACTGCAACACAGCAGGAAAAACCAAAATCTACCCCTTTAGCTGTATCCTTTCTTTTAAATATTTGATAAATAACTGCGTACGAGTATGTTCATAATCAAGGGTCGGGTAGTAAGCACACACCGAACCGTGATCGACAGTGAGCTCAGGCAATACGGGAAGCAACTCCCCTACCTCGGTTAAATCTTCAAGCATTTTCTTGCTTGCAAGTAAGACCCCCATACCGCATTTGGCACCATAAAATAAAGCCTCAGGATTGGTCGTAGCAAAGTTTCCACGTAGCGTAATGCGATTACCCGTCGATAGCTTCACTTCTCGTATTGGCCTTTCACCCCAAATTAGCATGTTATGAGATTCAAGATCATCAATGGTTTCAGGCTTACCATATTTCTCGATATAGTCAGGCGAAGCAAAAAACTTAGCGTCGTTTTTAAACAGTTCAATAGCTTTATAGTTATGCGAATTTAACTGTTCCAAATCGCGACTAATAAAAACATCCACATAAGTCTCGGGCATTTGCCCCGGAGATGTGGTCAACAGCTGTATTTTTATTTTTGGATACATCAGTAAGAAATCATTGAGGTATTTAATGATGAACTTAGAGCCAACGGCTGTTGTGGCACCAATCTTTAATATCCCAGTCGGCGTTTGGTTTACCGAACGCGCTTCGTCCACCAGCGACATCCACTGATCAAGTTGTAATCGTGACCGTTGGTAAAATAGCTGCCCAGCTTCGGTTTGATCAAGTGATCGCGTAGTTCGCTTAAGTAACTGCACACCCACCTTCTCTTCTAACCAGTTTATACGCTTACTGATCGCTGATCCCGTGGTATTAAGCTGATAAGCTGCACCGTTAAAGCTACCCTCTTCCACGACTTTGATATAACTACGCACACATATTATCCAGTCCATCACTACCTACCTTTTCGCAATATCGCTATTGAAGTAAACATTCAATCCTAACAAGACCTAATTTAGCATAAATAGTCCTATTTATAATGATTAAAAGCCTTAACCAAAGATAGTCCACTCTACCCACATCAATTCATTGGTTTGAACATCAAAATACCGTTGCCGTTTTATTTTAAACCGCGGCAGAAATAGCGGCATCGATAGTGACAGCAGAAGGTAATAATACTGATTATGATCTGCAGGTGTGAGGTACCGGTGTTTCTTGATACTTTGAATTTGTGAGTATGGGGGGGGGGGAGTAATAATATTAAGGGGCTGGTTAAGCTTAGCAGATAGTCTACACCTTTTATAATTTGTACTTTAATGTGCACCACCCTACGTAAATAACCCTGGATTATTTACAACTACGAAAACCCCACATACCATAAGTAACTCAGGGTTATTTAATCCATTTACACTTTCTAATGACAAATACAAAAGGAGTTGCAATGAGTTATACAGTGATAACAGGGGCAAGTGCTGGTATCGGCAGTGAATTCGCGAAACAACTGGCGCAGACAGGTCAAAACCTAATATTAGTTGCTCGCCGTAAAGAGAAGTTAGAAGAGCTAGCGCAAACGCTACAAGCCAAACATGGTATTGATGTTAAATGCTTTGCCATTGACCTTGCAGAGCCAACTGGAAGTGAGATATTAGCGACTGAGATCAGCATTAACAACCTTGCTGTCAATGGCCTAATTAACAATGCTGGCTTTGGTGACCGTGGTAACTTTGCAGATTTACCACTGCAGCGCCAAATGCAAATGATCCAATTGAATGTAAGTACCTTAGTCGAACTGACCCACCGTTTAGTACCAAACATGCGTGAACAGAAAAAGCCGTTCATCATCAATGTCGCGTCAACAGCAGCATTCCAAGCGGGTCCTAATATGGCGATATACTATGCAACGAAAGCTTTTGTACTGTCTTTCTCAGAAGCGATACACGAAGAACTTCGTCATCAAGGTATTGCAGTCAGTGCGCTCTGCCCTGGTCCAACTTTGTCTGAGTTTGCTGCAGAAGCCAATATTACCGATTCCAACCTATTTAAAGCTGGGGCGATGACATCAGCAGATGTTGCAAAACAAGCGTTAGCAAACCGTCACAGTGCAATTGTAGTTACAGGTATCAAAAACCAAGTAGGCGTATTGGTTGGCAAAGTATCCCCCCGCTTCATGACCCGTAAAATTGCTGGATGGTTACAAGCATAATGCAATGTATTATTAAATGCCGCGCGACGACACCAGAACAAAAAGCGTTACGTCTTACTCAGATCATAGATGTAACCGCCGCTCGTTTTACAACGCTCAGTTATGAAGACGTTAACCTAAAGCATATCGCTGCCGATGTGGGGATCACCAAAGCAGCCTTATATCGGTATTTCAGAAACAAAGAAACCTTATTTCTAGCTGTGTATACACAAGAAATAGCATGCTTAGCCCAAACAGCAGTGGGTGAAATGGATCAGCTACCGCTGACTGATTCAATTTGTAATACGCTAATAAAGCATCCATTATTTTGTAAACTCAGTGCGATAATGCACACAGCGCTGCAATGTAACTTAACACTAGACGAAGCGCGTCAGTTCAAAAATATATTATTACAGTTCATTGAGCAGTATGCAGCGATGATAAGTGCACATTATGTACTGAGTATCGAGCAAGCTACCGAGCTGTTATTACAGGTTCAGCAGGTGATAATTGGTTGCTGGCACATGAGCCATTCAGTGGGTTCAGTTGCAGAGGTAATTAAAGAAGGACCATTACAGTTATTTGAGCTGAATTTTGCAGACATATTACGCTCGCATATAGCTCGGCTTGTTACTAGCTATCAACAACAAGCCTAGCTTGCGCCGAACATTCAAACTTATCCGTCACTTAAAACCCTAAAACGTATGAAAAATAAGTTTCTTCTGCCGGATAAATTTTACGAATGATCCACTTAAGAATACACACAAACGGCAAATTTTCAGCTTTTGCATGTGTCCGATTTAATTCACTAAATTTCACAGGCTCAATACTCAAAATTTCAATTTGGCATATTTTACGACTATCTTCGTGAGTACGAACATCTAGAACCTGACCAACTGCATAATGACTATCAAACTTATCACGGATCGTCGCAGTCTTTTTACCCGACAGAATTGAATGTTCCAACCGCTGGAAAAACGTCATACAATGACTCATCAATGACACCTAACTTCTTGTTGAATTGCCTTTAAACACATAACCGCTTGTTGCCTATAACGAAGTAACATCAAAAAACTCACTTACCGATATATCCCACAACTGTGATGAAGGTATCCCTGTTTTTTTATGTAATTTGAAACAATATAATACCCCAGTGTATAGCCTGCATGCAGAGGTATTGAATCAGGTTCAACTCCAAAAAACCAAGCATTATGATTGTACTTTAAATTAGTCGCTTCACTTAGCATTCTTGAATGTAAAACATCAATCATATCTTGGTTTATTGCTTTCGCATAAAATGGAATATCACCATTTCTAAGCTCTGTTTCAAAATGGCAGGCTAGCCCTTCGCTTATTAGTGCTTCCTGAAGAGTGTCTCCATACCCAACCCCTTTATGTCGAAAGCAGTGATGAATCTCATGCCCAAGGCTAGGTATAAACTCTGTATTAAGCGCCGTATTCAAGTTGTCATTATCCAAATCGAAGAACAACATTATTTGTTCAGATGATGGACTGTATCCACTAAAACCAAATTCTGGTATTACAAAGTTACCTTCAGAAATAACCACATCAATATTTACTTCTTCCAAAGGCAGTTTTTCACCAATACATTCAAGTGCTTTATCAAAAAGATTATCCAGCCTAGTCAGAAGGTCATCAAATTTTCCATGTTCATTTAACTTATGCAAGAAGATGTTCATATATACCCTAATCTCAACAGCTTACTATAGCAATTTACTTTTAAAATCAATAACACAAGAAGGATATACATGATAACCATATTGTGAATAAATTGAAGTTCTAAATCGCTTGAAGCAATTGGCTTAGAGCTCATGCTTCAAAGAGAACCTTTCGCATCACTGAAAGTATAGCGGTGTTGAGATAAACGACTTGTTAGCTTCTGTTAACTGGTGCTGACTAAAGACCTTAATACCATTACTTGTTAATAATGCAGTAGTAGCACGAAAAAATAGTGAGAAATAAGTATTACGAACATATATATAATAACCTTTTACTTATCCCAATAACCTGCACCACCGCCTAACTTATGGCTAATGAACTCGATGAATACTCTTACTTTTTCAGGAAGGTGCTTTCTCTCTGGATACACCGCATATATTGCATGTTTTGGCAGAGCATATTCATCCATAAATGTAATTAATCTTTGAGATTTCAAGTGGTCTGCAACGATAAAAGTTGGCATTTGGCAAATACCTAATCCATTCAGTAATACTTCTAAAATAGCATCGCTATTATTCACGATGAAATTGCCTTTAGGCTCTAGCTTTAGCTTTTTACTATCTTTGTAAAAAGTCCATTCTGCTCCGCCCTGAAATAGGCTGTAATTTATGCAATTGTGATGAGATAAATCTTCTAGTTTTGATGGTGTACCGTGTTTTTTAAGATATTCTGGCGATGCACAGAGTACACTTTTACAATCAGCAAGTTTTTTGGCAATCAACGAAGAACTTTCGAGTTCACCTATTCGGATCCCGACATCATAACCGCCCTCAACTAAGCTTACAACGCGATCATCCATACTCAAGATAACCTTCACATCAGGGTACAAATCTAAGAACTCCTTTATGTAAGGCACGATATGCAAGCGTGTAAAAGTCATCGGTGCGTTTATTTTTAAGGTGCCTTTAGGTATGCCTTGCAGGTTATGCAAGGCAGCAAAACCTTCGTTTGCCATAACAACAGCATTCCTAGCATAATCCGAGAATCGTTCGCCAGCTTCAGTTAGCGTGATACTTCTGGTCGTGCGATTAAATAACCGCACGCCTATATTGTCTTCTAAAACCGATATCCTTTTACTTACTGCTGATTTTGTCATACCCAGCTTATCTGCTGCTGACGAGAAACTGCCATTTTCTACTACAGCAACAAACACTGGTATTGCCGAAAAATCACCCTTCATATTGTCAACTTTTACTCACCAATGATTATTTAAACTAGATATTATCATTTGTTTGGTAATAAATTAAAGTACTCTCAAATAATAAAGAGGAATAATTAAAAATATGAACATAAACAGATATTCAATATTGGCTATTGTCGGTGGGGGCTTATTGGCGTTAATGATTAATATCAACAGCCAACTCGCCTTAGAAACATCCGCAATCAATGCGTCATGGGTTGCTCATGGTCTAGGGAGTCTACTGGCATTCTTACTTTATCATATAGCTAAGAGAGCTATCGAATCACCAACTTCTCTAATGAAAGGTCATGTACCTAAATTATACTACTTAGGTGGATTTCCTGGCGCATTTACCGTCATCTTAGCGTCCATAACCGTTAATAGCGTAATCGGCTTATCAGGAACACTAGCATTGGGATTAATCGGACAATTAGTCTGCTCTATTTTTTGCGAAACATTAGGGCTATTTGGACTAGAAAAAAGTAAATTCACACTTATCGAGCTACTTCCGGTTTCCTTGGTTGTTTTCGGTTCAATACTCATAATTTCGCTGAGGTATTAAAAATGACACTCTATATTTTACTGGCTTTATTGAACGGATTTTGTATCGCAATAAGTCGCATATGGAACGGACAACTAGCCCGATATTATGGTGCATTTAAGGCTTCATATGTAAATCATATAACAGGTTTTGTGTTCCTCTCAATTGTCATGATTTTATTACTTGAACCTCCACAACTTTCAAATGGTTCAAGTATGTTAGTTTATCTCGGTGGCTTTATCGGCGCTTTTTATGTGGCAATTAATAGTCTTGTCATGAGTCATCTAGGCTCGACTAATACAATAGTGTTGGTTATTGGGGGGCAAATGTGCTTCGGATTATTTTTGGACTCATCGACAAATTCACTCAGCGAATTATTCATCAAAGTACTGGGGGTTATGTCTATTGTCATCGGGGTATATTTAAAACAAGCCATACAACACAAGCGCACAAGTCTTTCGTCTTAATTTGAGTGTGGTATTTTTTAAAGTTTAGTTTGCAATAGAAACGTCTATAACTCACTTGGGAGGTAAAGTCGGCTTAGCGTTGAGACTTCAAAGACACTATTCACATTACATAAAGGGCTCTTCTCCGCTTACTTGACCACAACAGCCGCTGTTAATTTCCTTGTTACACTTTTATATACAGCCTTCGGATTATGTCCCCAAAGATTCATTTAGGAACAGCTACCCTAACAAAATAGCCGAGACAGGAACCAATAGCGTAACCAATAAAACATTAGTTGCTCCTGCCAACTCCAGTATTTTGAAGTAGAGAACATAGGTAATTGCAGTCGAGAGAACGGCAAGTCCTGCAATCGAAGACCATGTTTCTAAGCTAATTCCAACAACATCAAGTTGACCATCTACAGTTAAGGCAATAGGAAACAATACTAGTGTGGATGCTGTAACTTGCCCTGCGGCAGCGTTAAGAATAGATGCCAGTCCAGATGCTATTTGAGTTTGTCCCCACACAATCACGCAAATGGGAGCACGTTATTTAGCAATCCCATCCCTAGAAAAGCTCCCCCACACACTTAGTTTCTTGGGTGGGCGCAGTCCAATCATTAGAGCAATAACCCATAACGTTATGGCAGCAACCCCTACTCTAAGGGTCACAATTGTCAACAGAGGAAGCTCTGTCACAACTATACCGACGAAAAAAAACGATCCTCCCCATAGCACGGAAAGCAAAATAAGCATCGCCCATACGCGTGCATTCATTGAGGTGTTAATAGAAATTACTCAGCAGGATACGGATGGAAACATGAACTGAGATACGGTTAGATAAGTATGATTAACAGCTAAGTAGGATTACACCATATCCATACCATCTGAAATAGAAATGAGAATAATTAGTTTCTGTCATATTGCACTAACTATCTCAATCACAGACATAAAATCAACATTATTGCTCTATCAATGGCTGATTTCTAAGATAAAAAATACCATGTACCACCCCTTTATATTTAGGGCTATTAATATCACTGAGAGACACTGAGATTCGAGACCCATTACCTACCATCACCGCATCTCCTGTCGCCTGAATAGAAATGCCAGCCATATCCAAACGGCTACCATTAATTAACATTGTGTTATGCCCAGATATGTCAGCATTGGTCATGGTAACAACCGATTCGTCAAACGTTAGCGGGCTGCTTTGGCTGGAAAAGGTTAAATTCTCAATTTCCACTACAGAATCTTTAATTAACAAACCTCCTGTACTGATGTCTATCAATCGAATCCTGCCACAGTCTTTCACTACAATCGCATCATAATGACCGGAATAAGTTTTATCGTTTTCCCCCTGACAAGTTAAAATGCCTTGGTTTTTCTCTGTGCTTGGTAGACTATATTTATCTGTGATAGGTTCGTTGAGTGCAGTTTCTAAGGCACTCATAAAGTCAGCATGGTGGCTTTTCATCGGCACATGCCCTGCTCCTTTAATCACCTGTAAACGTGCGTGGCTCATTTGTTTATTAAGCACTTTCCCTGTGCGAAGTGGTGCGACATTATCTTTATCACCCCAAATAATATTAACCGGTACAGCAACCTGATTAACCGCTTGACTAAAATCTTCTTCAACCAAACTTAACGCAGCATTCATATTGCTTGAGTCGGATACTAACCAATTCCATACATAATCATTCGCTTGTAAAAAATTAGTTATCAAAGTACTTTTGGTCGTAGCCTCTATGATTGATGAGCTAACCTCGTTTAACCCTTCAATTTGCTGTTGCACAAATGTAGATGAATCATCACCAGGCTCAAAGGCCACAATGTGCTTAATAAATGCTGATTTTTCTAATAGTCCAGCAGCATCTACCAAAATCAGCTGTTTAACTAACTCTGCATACAGTTCGGTATAACGTAAAGCGACCGCCCCGCCCATAGAGTGACCAATGATAATCGCCTTTTCACTACTATATTGCTTGCTAATTTTAGCAATAACATGGGCATAATTAGTCGACAGAAAGCGTCCCTTAGCTGCAGAAAGGCCAAAACCGGGTAGATCGATGGCTATCACATGGTAGTTTTTTTCAAGAGTTGGAATAACACTAAACCAATCTTTCATACCTATTTGGCCAAGCCCATGAATCAAAATGACAGGCGGGTTATGCTTGTTACCGGCTTCTAACACGGCAACTTTGCTATTAAATACCAGATCATCAAAATAGGATAATTGCCAATGCTCTGCAAGTCGCAATTCAACTGGTTCCGGTTCAACGCTTATTTTTATTTTTTGTTCTTGTTGTTGACTAGAACACGCAGATATCAGCAGTAACATGCATATTGGTAATCTTCTTAACATCTTCCACCCTTAATAAATCAACCAATTGAAAAATAACAATTAATAGTAAGCTACAGCCCTCAGAACACCTAGTACTCGTTACCGAGTCGATAATAATTCAAGTAACAGATCACAAAAATAATTGATTGAGCTGCTTGGAGGCTATATATCACTCGCCCATTAGACCTAATCGGCATGGCGATATTGTGAATGACTAACGGCTACAAATACCGCCTATATTAAGTCCCAATTAGACTTAATGATATTCCAATAAAGTAGATTATCATTTATATAGCCTTAATATACACTGGCTACATGAATATAAATAAAACGCCATTTAACAAAATCCCACTTGCCTTAGCCATGATGATCATTGCTACAGGACAAGTCGGTGTCAGTATTTATCTGCCTTCATTGCCGCTAATAAGTCGTGATCTTGGAGTCTCTCAAGCGGACGTACAGCAACTTGTCACCCTATTTTTAGTCGGCTTCGGATTGTCGCAGCTTTTCTATGGTCCGTTATCAGACG is part of the Moritella viscosa genome and encodes:
- a CDS encoding putative exported serine protease, with the translated sequence MKNKINKKNYLLNSMAIATAISALGISYANAFPQFDEHDLPMKYIVKFKDTAADAPSMMGLNPVWGAKLLQESVLERVNAKKVEKLGSKPLYSVEIEPQALANLQLNAEIEYVELDPPRFLLSESIPWGQGAINAAGLNDSNTGNRTICIIDSGYDLTHNDLSGNQVAGTNDSGTGSWSSPGNHNAHGTHVAGTIAAIANGDGVVGVMPNQNVNLHIVKVFNESGWGYSSSLVKAIDTCAQNGANVVNMSLGGSQSSRTERDALQELSDDGVLLIAAAGNAGNTTHSYPASYDSVMSIAAVDNQNHHAAFSQATDQVEVAAPGVAILSTVTVGEGVLSDIMINDQRYFDRGIVPHNRLTLDGTGNYQSSPVAGSYTGQLARCDISNNNYNCGDMTGKICLTERIENQRTGYRPEIDPVKACHNAGAQAAIIYSNAALSGLQNPFVLDGNNSYPIVSVSVDRALGLELSAMLEQDVTVSTTTGEDYQYYNGTSMATPHAVGVAGLVWSYHPQCSATQIRSALKASATDIDVVGRDDRTGYGLINATAANDYLDAGCDGPDGAKNYTNSTRVAIPDNSFFGVISNIDVKRTGDAGMVNIKLDIKHSYIGDLKVTLTSPTGAKVILHNNSGGSDRNLNTTYDVDFSGYESNGLWQLKLVDMDIRDTGSLESWGLNFQ
- a CDS encoding membrane protein, which codes for MTMAKQGVRFQLRYVGIFLALVLVVPVSYSHHSTQMTELTGITKITKENRLNRYYVKYQKGAEGAATALVKKHDLAIVDVIPTRNILIVFADNLSIQKLVKNTVIEYVELEPIRSLYSQ
- a CDS encoding alanine dehydrogenase — encoded protein: MLDNSARYSSIALAKEIESPENPEGLEKRVALIPSDVGLLVQAGIKVYVECGAGDGVGFSDDEYLKHSAIMQTAEQIYVNKSLIIKFKGPALASVEQIREGCTLFCMAHFHSYPDRAKLLQDKRINVIAMEEIHESPKYEPDHKILARVAMNTVLTPFINAQSIGDLQVRVIGWSERLRGGIKRAGNRSPRSLRVIQPTLSYDELDVVGPNALYFYDSQTFNDQQDILLQLHNAGTHLFDVTEFEREHGQQAMSAYRDSHPPLEFGLRRIKCLHETGQAGARYGVSLLKEHKPSVNIRNIKAVILGYGNVGQGALDELHQQGVKHIHVLGRAQTAKESIGYWLKDADIVINGAEQPSELRGKNFLISNQHVKELIPDNSVVIDLVGGSATNRSPVEPVISCSFLTQPYFIQDGVLISSLWGWPMMGMMRETAIRYSGQITDVLIGREKLIDGLDKLTPGVKRALVCGPF
- a CDS encoding HTH-type transcriptional regulator, LysR family, whose translation is MDWIICVRSYIKVVEEGSFNGAAYQLNTTGSAISKRINWLEEKVGVQLLKRTTRSLDQTEAGQLFYQRSRLQLDQWMSLVDEARSVNQTPTGILKIGATTAVGSKFIIKYLNDFLLMYPKIKIQLLTTSPGQMPETYVDVFISRDLEQLNSHNYKAIELFKNDAKFFASPDYIEKYGKPETIDDLESHNMLIWGERPIREVKLSTGNRITLRGNFATTNPEALFYGAKCGMGVLLASKKMLEDLTEVGELLPVLPELTVDHGSVCAYYPTLDYEHTRTQLFIKYLKERIQLKG
- a CDS encoding short-chain dehydrogenase, yielding MSYTVITGASAGIGSEFAKQLAQTGQNLILVARRKEKLEELAQTLQAKHGIDVKCFAIDLAEPTGSEILATEISINNLAVNGLINNAGFGDRGNFADLPLQRQMQMIQLNVSTLVELTHRLVPNMREQKKPFIINVASTAAFQAGPNMAIYYATKAFVLSFSEAIHEELRHQGIAVSALCPGPTLSEFAAEANITDSNLFKAGAMTSADVAKQALANRHSAIVVTGIKNQVGVLVGKVSPRFMTRKIAGWLQA
- a CDS encoding HTH-type transcriptional regulator, TetR family, which produces MQCIIKCRATTPEQKALRLTQIIDVTAARFTTLSYEDVNLKHIAADVGITKAALYRYFRNKETLFLAVYTQEIACLAQTAVGEMDQLPLTDSICNTLIKHPLFCKLSAIMHTALQCNLTLDEARQFKNILLQFIEQYAAMISAHYVLSIEQATELLLQVQQVIIGCWHMSHSVGSVAEVIKEGPLQLFELNFADILRSHIARLVTSYQQQA
- a CDS encoding UPF0267 protein encodes the protein MSHCMTFFQRLEHSILSGKKTATIRDKFDSHYAVGQVLDVRTHEDSRKICQIEILSIEPVKFSELNRTHAKAENLPFVCILKWIIRKIYPAEETYFSYVLGF
- a CDS encoding HTH-type transcriptional regulator, LysR family; protein product: MKGDFSAIPVFVAVVENGSFSSAADKLGMTKSAVSKRISVLEDNIGVRLFNRTTRSITLTEAGERFSDYARNAVVMANEGFAALHNLQGIPKGTLKINAPMTFTRLHIVPYIKEFLDLYPDVKVILSMDDRVVSLVEGGYDVGIRIGELESSSLIAKKLADCKSVLCASPEYLKKHGTPSKLEDLSHHNCINYSLFQGGAEWTFYKDSKKLKLEPKGNFIVNNSDAILEVLLNGLGICQMPTFIVADHLKSQRLITFMDEYALPKHAIYAVYPERKHLPEKVRVFIEFISHKLGGGAGYWDK
- a CDS encoding membrane protein → MNINRYSILAIVGGGLLALMININSQLALETSAINASWVAHGLGSLLAFLLYHIAKRAIESPTSLMKGHVPKLYYLGGFPGAFTVILASITVNSVIGLSGTLALGLIGQLVCSIFCETLGLFGLEKSKFTLIELLPVSLVVFGSILIISLRY
- a CDS encoding membrane protein is translated as MTLYILLALLNGFCIAISRIWNGQLARYYGAFKASYVNHITGFVFLSIVMILLLEPPQLSNGSSMLVYLGGFIGAFYVAINSLVMSHLGSTNTIVLVIGGQMCFGLFLDSSTNSLSELFIKVLGVMSIVIGVYLKQAIQHKRTSLSS
- a CDS encoding hypothetical protein (Protein of unknown function DUF6, transmembrane); protein product: MIVWGQTQIASGLASILNAAAGQVTASTLVLFPIALTVDGQLDVVGISLETWSSIAGLAVLSTAITYVLYFKILELAGATNVLLVTLLVPVSAILLG